Part of the Alteracholeplasma palmae J233 genome, TTGGCTAAATCCAAGTGTTTTAAACATTAAATTTTGAACTTGTTGTCTGTGGATTCTAATAGATCCTCCGCCAACTTCATAACCATTCCATACAATATCATATGCTTGTGCAAGTGAATCTTTTGGGTTATTTTCTAAAATATGCGCATCTTGTGGTGCTGTAAATGGGTGATGCATTGCATAATATCTTTGTTCTTCACTATCATATTCTAATAATGGCCAGTTAACTACCCATAGTAAGTTATCTTTTGTTTCATCAATCATATTAAGATCAGATGCTACTTTTAATCTAAGTGCACCTAATGCTGGTAAAACATTTTCTGTTTTACCAGGTACAATCAATACTAATTCATCTTCTAAAATGAAATCTTCTTTTTCAATGAATTTAGCAATAGAACCTGATAATTGTCCGTTTTCTTTTCTTAAGAAAGCTAATGCTTCACCATGATGTTTTTTAACTAAAGCTGCATATTCATCTAGTTTTTTTCTAGTAATTGATTTATCATTTTTGACACGGATGGCTCTTATAGTTTCTTTTCCTTCAAAAAGAGGAATTGCATAACCATTAAGTATTGATGTTAAGTCTTCTATTAAACATTCAAAACGCGTATCTGGTTTATCACTACCATATAAATTTAAAGCATCTTTATAATCCATTTTTTGTAATGGTAAAGTTATTTTTTTGTTTAGTACATTTTTAAATAAATTGGCGAATACTTCTTCTGTTAATTCCATAATATCTTCTTGTGTGATAAAAGAGGCTTCAACGTCTATTTGTGTAAACTCAGGTTGTCTATCGGCTCTTAAGTCTTCATCTCTAAAGCATTTAGCTACTTGGAAGTATTTTTCAAATCCAGCAACCATATATAATTGTTTAAAGATTTGAGGTGATTGTGGTAAGGCATAAAATTGGCCTTCATATAGACGTGATGGAACTAAATAGTCTCTAGCACCTTCTGGAGTAGATTTTGCTAGAATAGGTGTTTCTAGTTCATAGAATTTGTTATTTAACAGTGTTTGTCTAATAGATTGTGTGATTTCATGTCTTTTAATTAAGTATTTTTGTACACTTGGTCTTCTTAAATCAAGATATCTATATTTAAGTCTTGTTTCTTCTAAACTTTCTGACTCTTCTTGCATACTAATTACAGGAGTTTCTGATTCGTTTAGTAAAACTAGATTTTTAACATCTACTTCTATTTGTCCTGTTATTATTTGGTTATTTTTATTTTCTCTTTCTAAAACTGTTCCAGATACTTCAATTACATATTCAGATTTTAAAGATGAAATGAGTTCATATTGTGGATGTTCTGGTCTAATGACTAATTGAGTGATACCAAAATGGTCACGTAAGTCAATAAAGATTAATCCACCTAAGTTTCTTTTTTTAGCAACCCAACCTTTTAATAAAACAGCTTCTCCTACATTATTAAGTGTCAGTTCATTGTTATGGTGTGTGTATTTATTTTTCATTTTTTAAGTAACTCCTTTAAGTGTTTAACCACAATCTTATTAGGGATTGTTTCTTGTGTTTCTGTTTTTGTATTTTTAATTGTAATCATTTGATTCTTAATTTCTTCTTCACCTAATATTAGTAAGTAAGAAGCATTTTGCTTAATTGCTTGTTTAAGTTGTCCTTTAAAATTTCTATTCATATAATTCATTTCAGCTTTAATATCATTACTTCTTAATTGATTTAAAAGTGTGGTTGATACTAAACTATCTTTATTATCAAAAGTTAGAATATAAGCATCTAATTTATCTTCATCAATTAATGAAATATCTTCAGCTTCAAGTGCTAATAAAAGTCTTTCCATCCCAAAAGCAAATCCGATTCCACTTAGGTCTGGTCCTCCTAGTTCTTGGACTAATTTTTGATAACATCCGCCTCCGCCTAAAACATTTTGTGCTCCAAAACCTTCAATATCAGCTTCTATTTCAAATACTGTATGACTATAGTAATCTAATCCTCTTACTAGTTTAGGTGCTGTTTCATATGGAATATTTGCCTCATTTAAACCTTTTAATACAAGCATATAACGTTCGTGCGCAGCTGGTGTTAAATGTTCTGCTGGAACTGGGGCAGTTTGTAAGGCAATGTGATCTTTATCAATTTTACAATCTAGAATTCTTAATGGGTTTTTATCAATTCTTTTTTGACAATCTTCACATAGAGTTTCTTTGTGTTTACTAAAGTGATCAACAAGAATTTCTTGATAGTTTTTTCTAGATTCTGCATCACCTAAGGTATTGATTCTAACTCTTACTCCCTTTAAGCCTAATCTTTTAATTGTTTCATAAGCAAGTGATACAACCTCAATATCTAGATAAGGGCTATCAGATCCAACAGCTTCGATACCAAATTGACTGAATTGACGATATCTTCCTTTTTGTGGTCTTTCATATCTAAAATTAGGTCCCATATAATAAAACTTAGATACATCTTGATTGACATAAAGTTTATTTTCAACGTAACTTCTAATAACACCAGCCGTTCCTTCTGGTCTTAGAGTTAGTTCTCTATCACTTCTATCTAAAAAATTATAGGTTTCTTTAGTCACCATTTCTGATTGTTCTGTTTCTCTATGGAAAACTTTACTATATTCCATAATAGGTGTTCTAATTTCTGAATAATTGTAGACTTCAAATATTTTTCTCACCTTTTGTTCAAGTGCTTGCCATCTTCTTGTTTCATCAAATAATAAATCATATGTTCCTTTAACCTTTGTAATCATTTTCGTACTCCTTTTTTGTTAGTTGATACCAGTAAGTATCTTCATATTCTTGTTCAAATCTATTATAATAATTCATTTTTTTTATTTCTATCAATTTAAAATGATTAGCTTTAATTACCTTCATACTTGCCAAATTAGATTCAGCATGTCCTATGAGTAGTGTTTCATAATTAAGCTGGAAAAAACCTATTTTAATGAGCTTAGATACTGCTTTTTTCATGATGCCTTGATTCCAATAATTAGAATTAAGGACATATCCGATTTCTACTGTGTTATCAGGGTGGATTGTATGAAAGTCTAGTGTTCCAATCATTTTATTTAACTTTAAATCAACAATAGCATATCCGACAGGAAGTCCTCTTTTAGGCCTTTCTAAAAAGTGGTACTTAATCGTATCATAGGCTTCAGTTTTTGTTAAGTAGGGTCCCCAACTGAGTAATTTGATTACTTTATAATCAGAACCATACTCAAAAAGATCTTTATAGTCATCTAGTTGAATATCTCTTAACATATAGTTTGAAAACAATACTGAAGATGCCATATGAACATTCCTTTCTTAATAAAATAAAAACGTCCTTAAATAAAACTCTAAGGACGAATTAATCGCGGTACCACCTTAGTTCTATAACAATTGTTATAGCACTTAAAAATAGATTAGTCTCAAAAGGTGTCTGCTTATACTTTTTATGCAATCTTTCACCAACATTGCTCGCTTTAATAAAAATTATTATAAGTCTATTCTTTCTCATCAACTGATTTAATTATATTAATATCATATAAGATTTACATCTTTTTGTCAATCTATATTGAATCTTTCATTTGTTTTAATTTAGATTTAATAGGCTCATGGTAATATCTATAAGTAATCACAGTAATCACTAAGACTGGTAAAGATAGAATCGTTCCATAAATGCCAAATACTGCACTTCCAACTAAGACAAAAGCAATAGAGATAACAGGATTTATTTTTAGCTGCTTTTTATAAATTTTAGGGTTAATAACATAACCATCTAATTGAGGGAAAATGAGCATAAAAATAATTAATCCTAGAATTGGAATTGCGGCATGAGCAACTCCCATAATGACAATTCCAGAAAATGTTATCGATAAATATCCTCCAAAATAAGGTATTAAAGATAAAACAGATGCTGTAATCCCAACAATTAAAGCATACGGTAATAAAGCATGGTTAAATATAGATAATATTAAAAATAAGGTTGTATATTCTAAAAATTGAATACCTGCAATAATAATTTCTACTCTTACATAATTGTTTAATTCTGTACTTAATGTTTTGACATATTGATATGTATGTTCATTTTTTTCTTTCAAGTGTTCGGTTACTTTTTGTTTAATCTTATTAAAATTAAATAAGAAAGTAATACCTACAATCACCATTACGATTGCCCCAATAAAAATTTGAGCAACTTCTTCCACCGTACCATTGGTAGCGGTAAATAAGTTATTAATTCGTGCGACAACTTTATCTACAAATTCTACAACATAATTAGAAAACTCATCTGTATTGATATTAAATAGTTGTCCAATTTCAGTAATAATATTTCTAACCCCATTTGAAAGATTAGTTAAATTAGGAACAGCTGGTTTAATAATATAAATAACAATAAGTGTTATTCCTATAATGACTGTTGAATATAAAATAACAATTGCAAGTCCCCTATGAACTTTAAATCTTTCTAAGAAGTTGACTGCAGGATTTAAGACAAAAGCTAGAATAAAGGCAAATATTAATGGTAATAAGGCAATAAGAATCCTTTTAGCAACAGGAAATGCATAAGGAATTAGTAAAATTGCTACATAGATAATTGCCAGTAAGACTAATATGTTGATTAGTTTTTTATTTATCATTGTTATATTTCGATGATGATTGTAACGGGCCCATTGTTAATAGAGGCTATTTTCATATCAGCACCGAATTCTCCTTCCTCAGTTGGAATAAATTCTTTCATTTTTTTTACAAATGTTTGATATAACAAAGATGCTTTTTCTCTATTGAGTGCTTTAGTAAAGGATGGTCTATTGTTTTTAGACGCATCGGCATAAAGGGTGAACTGTGAAATAAGTAAACAAGATCCCTTCACATCTAGAATATTTAAATTCATTTTTTGTTCACTATCTTCAAAAATTCTTAATTTAATAATTTTTTGAATCATTTTATTAACGTGTTCTTCAGTATCTTCCAAGGTAAATCCAACATAAACTAATAACCCTTCGTTGATTGATCCAATTACTTTATTTGAAACAGTTACATTGGCTTCTGTTACTCTTTGTACAACTACTTTCATCTGATATCTCTTTCTATTTGATAAACTTGGGATACTTTATGTAAATTAGCAATCAATTTACTGAGCTCATCAAAATTAGCAACTGATACTTTTAACTTTACTGTAGATTCTAATTTAGTGTTAGAAACAGCATTCATTTCCAAAATAGATATGCCTAAAGCATTAATGGTTGTAATTACTTCTGAAATAAGTGAGTCTCTGGTTGTTCCTACTAATTTTACCCATGTTCCAAACTTTCTAGTTACATTTTTTCCCCAGTAAGCAGGAATTAATCTATTTTTATCATATTCTGATAAATTAGGACAATCTAGTCTATGAATAACAATACCACTCCCTTTAGTAACATATCCTGCTACTTCATCATTTAATACTGGTGTACAGCAATTTGCAAGTTTTAATTGTGGATTTGTTAGTCCATCTACAATTACTCCAGTTTCACTTTGTGCAATAATTTGTCTGGTAGCTTTTTCCATTTGTTTTTGAAGCATGGCTTCTTTATCTACTTCTGGTTGAACAATTTTATTGATTACTGTTTTAACACTTATCGTGTTTTTACCAATTTCATGATATAAATCGGATAAAGTTGAGATCATATTCTTTTCAAAGTTTTTCTTAACAAAATTATCATCTAGTGATTGTGTGATTTTATTAGCAATGAATTCTTTTTCTAACTGATCTTTTCCAGATTGAACTAAAAAGTCTTTATTCTTTTTATTTAAAAATCCCTTAATTTTATGTCTTGCATGTGAACTTTTGGCTATTTTTAACCAGTCATCACTAGGACCAGAAGAATTTTTATTAATCTTAATACTAATAATATCTCCTGTTTTTAATTCATATTCAAGAGGGACAATTCTATCATTAACGATTGCTCCAACCATTCTTGTTCCCAAATCAGTATGTATTCTAAAAGCAAAGTCAATAGGCGTAGATCCTTTTGGTAATTCAACTACTTGTCCTTTTGGAGTAAAAATATATACATTAGCACTTAAGATATCACTTTTTACTGTTTCAACAAATGATTCTGATCCACCGTCTCTATCATCATCGTCTTCTGACATCTTAAGAAGTTCGCCATACCATTTAAGTTTTTCAGCAATTTCAAATTGTTCTTTTTCTTTGGAGTATGCTTTATTTTCTTTATAAGCCCAGTGAGCAGCAATACCATTTTCAGCAATATCATCCATCTCTTTAGTTCTAATCTGAACTTCAAATAATGTTCCATCATTTGCTAAAACAGTTGTATGAAGTGATTGATATAAATTGGGTTTAGGAACAGCAATATAGTCTTTAAATCTTCTAGGAATAGGAGTATAGTTTGCATGAATTAATCCTAGCGCTTGATAACAGTTTTCAACTTTATCAACAATAATTCTTACCGCAAGTAAGTCATAAATATCTTCAAAATCTCTATTATTTTTAACCATTTTTTTATAGATACTATAGATATTTTTGATTCTTCCTTTAATTTCATACTGATTTAAATCATATTCTTTAAACATTGTTTTTATATTTTCTATAACAAGTTCTATTGAATGTTCTCTTTGTTCCATTTTTAACTTGATTAAATTATTAACTTTATAATACATACCTGGATCAGTATATCTTAAAGATCTATCCTCAAGTTCTGCTTTAATCCTAAAAAGTCCTAAGCGGTGTGCTAAGGGCGCATAAATTTCTAAAGTTTCTGAAGCAATCCTAACTTGTTTATCTTTAGGCATAAAGTCAAGCGTTCGCATATTATGTAGTCTATCTGCAATTTTAATAATAACCACTCGAATATCTCTTGCCATCGCAAGCAACATTTTTTGATGATTATCAGACTGCGTGCCTTCTTGATTGAATGATAGTTTAGTTAGTTTCGTGACACCATCAATTAGGCTTGCTACATCTTTACCAAACATTTGTGTTAAATCATCAAAAGTAACATCTGTATCTTCCACTATATCATGTAATAAACCTGCAACAAGTGTATTAGGACCCGCATTAAGTCCAGCCAAAATACGTGTAACAGCAACCGGATGAATAATATACGGTTCTCCACTACGACGCATTTGACCTGTGTGTTTGCTTTTAGCTAACAAGTAGGCTTTTTCAATTTTATCTAAATCTTCTTTTTTAGTAATATATTTTGAAACATCATCTAATAATGCTTCATATAATGGGTCTACTTGCATAAAGCCACCTTCTTTTCTAATATTTCATAAGTGCTTTAACTGGGTATTGTTTAATTTTATCTCTTCCGTTTAATTCTTCTAATTCTATTAAAAATGCTAATCCAACAACAATTCCACCTAATGATTCAACTAATGAGATGGTCGCTTCTACAGTTCCACCTGTTGCAAGCAAATCATCTATAATAAGTACTCTATCACCTTTTTTAATAGCATCTTTGTGTATAGATAATGTATTTGTTCCATATTCTAAGTCGTATGTAACACTTTGTGCTTCTCTTGGTAATTTACCAGGTTTTCTTACTGGGGCAAACCCTATTCCTAAGTTAACAGAAACTGGACAACCAAAAATGAATCCTCTTGCTTCTGGTCCAACTATTAGAGTTGCTTCTTGTTCTTTAGCAAATGTAGTAAATTCATCTGATGCATATTTATATGCCTTCCCATTTAACATTAAAGGCGTAATATCTCTAAATAAAATTCCTTCTTTAGGAAAATCAGCTACTGAAGCAATATAATCTTTTAAATTCATGTTCTTAATGTCCTCCGACTAAATTAAAAAAGCGAATGCTTTTTCGTGTATCTATATTTTAATCTAAAACGAGCAATTTTACAAGGTCAGTATATGATATAATATTTAAGTAGGAGTTGATTATATGCAACCTTTAGCTTATCGCATGCGTCCAAAAAACTTTGATGATGTTTATGGACAAGACCATTTAGTAGGTTCTAATGGTGTTTTAACAAAAATGTTAGAAAAAAATAAATATTTATCATTTATTTTATATGGTTTACCGGGAACTGGTAAAACTACTATCGCAATGCTTTTTTCAGAAAAAAGTCAGTTAGATACTTATTTTTTTAATGCCTCTACTGATAATAAATCTAGATTAGTTGATATTTTAAACACAACAACTTATCACAATGTATTACTAGTAATAGACGAAATTCATAGAATGAAAAAAGATATTCAAGATTATTTATTACCGTTTATGGAAAATGGTAAGGCAGTTGTCATTGGTATGACAACAGTCAATCCTTATCAAAGCATTAATGCTGCTATTCGTTCTAGATGTCATTTATATGAAGTGAGATCTCTTTTAGATGAAGATATAAAAAAAGCTTTATTAAAATCTGTTCATAGTCTTGAAGTTGATATTAAAGTAAAACCAGAAGCACTTGATACAATTATTAGATTTTCTAATTTTGAAATTAGAAGTGCTTTAAATCTTTTAGAAGCTGCTTCTTTAGTTTTAAACGATGGTGATACACTAACATCTAACATTGTTAGAAGTGTAGCTGGTAAAGCACAACTTGCCCTAGATGGTGGTGAAGATCATTTCTATGATAATTTAAGTGCTTTACAAAAATCAATTAGAGGCTCTGATGTTGATGCTGGTCTACATTATCTAGCAAGGCTTATTACATTAGGTGACTTAGAAATCATTTACAGACGTTTAATTGTCATTGCTTATGAAGATATTGGTCTGGCTAATCCAACGATGGGACAAAAGGTTTTAGCGGCTTGCGAGGCTGCTAAGATGTTGGGGATGCCTGAAGCTAGAATTCCACTGGCTAATATTGTTATAGATTTAAGTTTATCTCCTAAGTCAAACAGTGCTTATACTGCTTTAGATAAAGCAATAGATGATTTTTCTAATGGTCATGCTGGTAAGATTCCTAATCAAGCTTTAAATAGAGAAATTAAAAAAGACCCTAGTATTTATCATTATCCTCATGATGATGTTAATAGTTTAAATAGTCAAAGATATATTCCTGATAATTTACTAAGTAAACATTATTATGTTCCTAAAGAAGAAAGTGCTTATGAAAAAGCACTTAGTGAAAGAAAGAAACTCATTGATAAAGTTAAACATATAAAATAATAGATTAAGAATTAATTTTCTAGATAAAATAGAAATTAGTTCTTTTTTTGTATCTTGATATTCTAGAATTTTCATTAATAGACAAAATAACTATAAAAAAAATTTATTCTTAAATATGTTATAGAAAAAGAGGGAATTACAATGTTTTTTCCCTCTTAAATAGATTAAATTATAACATTATATTTATAAGATAAAAATGACTTAATTTATTTTTTAGAATCAAATGTATAGCCTTTGAATACTTTTTCAATTTCATCTTCTTCTGGTTCTGGTATATCAATTATAATTTTTTTACAATGATCACAAAAATAGGATATGCAGTAGTAAGTTTTATCTTCGTCGTTGTGAAGGTTTATACTATTCTCAGCCATTCTAAAACGCCATTTTAGGCGCCACTTACGATTATAAGGATACCAAGCAATATTATCTCTAAAGTTAGGTATATATCCTTTAACCATGTCATTTTGACATATAGGACATTTCAATATATCGTTTGTTTTCATTTGAATATTTTACCAAAATCCGATATATCTATAATCGGGGTAACATCACCATAGAATATATTATTTCCTTGATAGTAATTGATATAATTACTATTATGACTTAGACTTTCAAGCGATGTATCTGTCCAGTGAAATTTAACATAAATATATCCTCCACCGCCATAAGACCCCGGTCTTGATGTGGAAACAAATTCACAACTATACCACGATGTAATACGAATCACTTGTTCTCCTTGTACATCTGCTGAAGTTCTAAGAGTAACAATTAAGGCACTTAGCCAAGCTCGGTGTTCATCAACACGTTTAGAATTTCCTGATGGAAGTATGGAAAAGGCAGATAACCCCAAGCTGATATTTGTTAAGGCAGCTTCTGCTGCTCCTGGAATTAATGCAATCAAAGCTATGCCAAGACTTGCTTTCGAAGCGCTAGTTTGCAGTTTCATAAAAAGATTATCTGAATAGCGTCCTAATTCATTGTATATTTTTTCTAAATCATTAGCAATCTGTCTTTTTTCTTCAGCACCCCAAACAAACAATACTCTAGATAAATACTTAGTTGTAGATGCATTGTTTGACATAGTTAAAAAACTATCAAAATTACCAGTATTTTTTACACCAGAATGATTAGCTATTGTCTCATAAATAGGTTTTCCCTCATAGTTATCTGGATCTATATTGTTAGGAAAGTAGTGACTTGTCCAAACTGCTGCTTTGTATTGTGCTTTATTTTCAGCCGACAAGTAAAAACTTGTTCCTGTTAGAGTTGATGAATTTAGTTTTAGTTCGTATGTATCAGAATCATTATTATGATCAAACATTGAATAGACATGAACATAATATGTTCCAGCACCAAGCGTAATATTAATCAATTCATTTGCATTACCACTTTTATAGCCACCACTACCAGGTACAAATTGCATATTCCAGTCATAGATTTTAACATCATAATCACATCCACTTGGCAGTGATTCCAAGGTGAGTGCCAACTCGATCTTTGTTCTAGTAACAAACTTAAAATAGTCTTGATCATTATCATTTCCATTCCACCAAGCATTGGTATGAAGTGTAGCGTATATAGTGCTAGTTCTATTTATAGTTGTAGCATTAGAAAAATTGTTATTACTTTCATACTTATCTCCGCTACCTTGAGTCCACCCTTTGTGCACGACTATATCACCGACATCATATGTTTCTGGCATTCCTAATTCACTTATTCTTTGTTCAGAAAATTGCATTGGAGGAACATATACATCTTCATAAGGACTATATTTATCTTCAGGTTCCGTTTCAAGTGCTTCAACAGACATAAATCCCATTAGTAGGGTACTACTTGTTATTAAGCAAAGCAAACATAATATTTTTTTCATATAATTAATATTCTCCTCTTTATTTTTATAAATTGAGATTGTTACTAGTAATGATAAATATGTGATATTACAAATCAAAATTTTTTATTATTGTTTATTATATCCATTTTTTCTTTACTATTCTATTCCTTATGCTGATAAATACTTTACATCTCTAAAATTTGTTCGAACATACATTTTATATCTAATCACCACCTCCGTCACTTTACTTTGAAACAATAAAAATACTGAAATTCTATAATTACTATCTTTATTTTATCAACTATTACTAGTATAGAACAGGGCAAAACTGTCATTAAAAGTAAAAATGTTATAAATGTTAAATATATTTTAATTTTTTATATACTTATTTGTCTGGTTTGAAATTGAAAGCAAGTTATCTTTATTGATAATCCCATTATTATATTCTTCTCTTAATTCATAGAAGTTGCAATCGTTCCAAACTAATGCTGAATTAGAGTCATTAAATAAAAATTCGAATCCATAGATTTCTATAGTTATCATTATCATATATTAATAATTATAAAAACAGTTGCTTAAACTCACTAAATTTAAGCAACCATCATTTCATGTATTATACTATTTTTATAATCATTTAGTTTTTAAAACTTAACTAATGAATCTATTTCAACTACTTCTCCACTAGCAATTGCTTTATTAGCCGCAACCCCAGTTAATACTGATTTAGCTCCATCAATTTGATTAGCTGATCTATTGAAACTATCTTCTTTGGGTTCTCCAAAGATAAAATCTAGCATGACATTATCTCCTCCGCCATGCCCACCTTTACCTTCTACAAAGTGTACTTCATATGGCTTTCCAAACATTGGATGAACAATAATTTGTTTCTTAAGAGTAGCTCCTTCATCAGATTTTTCTCCACCTGCATTAATATATGATTTTTCTATTACATTATATTCTATTCTACCTTTAGATCCATTGATAGATACATTGTATCCTTCCCATGGCATATAGGAGTTTAAAGAATATGTTAAGATTGCTTTAGAATCATATTGAACAATAACTCCCATTGTATCTTCAATTGAGATGTCATCTGCAAAGACACTTCTATCTCTTATATAACCACTGTCTTTTTCGGCATCTAAATAAAGACCTTTTAATGTTTCATTAGATTCTAAATCGATTGCGAAAGGATCTTCTTCAGGTGTTACATTGCCATGACATCTGTCATAAAATTTAGTAATTCCTCTTTTTTCTGCATTTTCTTTACCATAAAAGTTTCTTTCCCCAAAGGCAAAGACTCTTTTAGGATTAGCATTTAACCAAAAGTTAACTAAATCAAAATGGTGTGTTGATTTATGAACTAGTAGTCCACCGCTATTTACTTTATTTCTATGCCATCTTCTATAGTAATCTGCACCATGTTGTGTATTTAATAACCATTCAAAATGAACAGAGAAAACTTGCCCAATCACTCCTGTTGAAATTAATTCACGCACTTTAGTATTGTTTGGTGAATATCTATAGTTAAAGGTTACTTTAATGTTTCTTCCTGTTTCTTTTTGAACATCTAAGATTTCTTGGATTTTTTCTGCATCAATTGTCATTGGTTTTTCAGTAACCACATCACAGCCTTTTCTCATTGATCGAATAATATAATCATGGTGAGTTCTATCAATGCTTGTTACAATAACATAATCAGGTTTTAACTCATCTAGCATCTTATCAAAGTCTAGATAGTGATACGTTTTAACCTCTTGATAACCTAATTCTTTTAGTGCTTTATTTGTGAAGTCCATTCTAGTTTGACTCATATCACAAATAGCTAATAGTTCTGATGTTTCTTTATATGTTGTCGCGATTGCTTCATAAAACATTCTAGAACGCCCACCGACACCAACAATTACATATTTTTTCTTACTCATTTACTTTTCCTCATTTCTTATATTTATATTTAAATTAAAGTGATTTAGTATGGTTTCTGCATATCCCTTCGAATAGATACTAATTAGGTCTTTATCATAATAAATATCCATTAAAATGGTACCTAGATTTTCTCCAATTAAGTAAACTGTTAAATTAAGTCCCTTTTCTTTTTCATTAGCATAGGCTATATAAGGATATTTATTTTCTAAAATACCTTTACTATAGTTACTAGTAGAAAAATTGATTTCTATGCCATTAAGATTAATATGTGCTTTATCCTCAATGATTTCTAAAAAAACTCTATTTTTATCGTCTTGATATAACTTACTAAAATTATTGTTATTAGAAATTCTTTTATCTATTAGAAAATATTTTTTAGTATTCTGCTCTTTTTTATCAAAAAAATTATTAAATAG contains:
- a CDS encoding adenine phosphoribosyltransferase — translated: MNLKDYIASVADFPKEGILFRDITPLMLNGKAYKYASDEFTTFAKEQEATLIVGPEARGFIFGCPVSVNLGIGFAPVRKPGKLPREAQSVTYDLEYGTNTLSIHKDAIKKGDRVLIIDDLLATGGTVEATISLVESLGGIVVGLAFLIELEELNGRDKIKQYPVKALMKY
- a CDS encoding replication-associated recombination protein A, with amino-acid sequence MQPLAYRMRPKNFDDVYGQDHLVGSNGVLTKMLEKNKYLSFILYGLPGTGKTTIAMLFSEKSQLDTYFFNASTDNKSRLVDILNTTTYHNVLLVIDEIHRMKKDIQDYLLPFMENGKAVVIGMTTVNPYQSINAAIRSRCHLYEVRSLLDEDIKKALLKSVHSLEVDIKVKPEALDTIIRFSNFEIRSALNLLEAASLVLNDGDTLTSNIVRSVAGKAQLALDGGEDHFYDNLSALQKSIRGSDVDAGLHYLARLITLGDLEIIYRRLIVIAYEDIGLANPTMGQKVLAACEAAKMLGMPEARIPLANIVIDLSLSPKSNSAYTALDKAIDDFSNGHAGKIPNQALNREIKKDPSIYHYPHDDVNSLNSQRYIPDNLLSKHYYVPKEESAYEKALSERKKLIDKVKHIK
- a CDS encoding PF20097 family protein; the encoded protein is MKTNDILKCPICQNDMVKGYIPNFRDNIAWYPYNRKWRLKWRFRMAENSINLHNDEDKTYYCISYFCDHCKKIIIDIPEPEEDEIEKVFKGYTFDSKK
- a CDS encoding Gfo/Idh/MocA family protein; this translates as MSKKKYVIVGVGGRSRMFYEAIATTYKETSELLAICDMSQTRMDFTNKALKELGYQEVKTYHYLDFDKMLDELKPDYVIVTSIDRTHHDYIIRSMRKGCDVVTEKPMTIDAEKIQEILDVQKETGRNIKVTFNYRYSPNNTKVRELISTGVIGQVFSVHFEWLLNTQHGADYYRRWHRNKVNSGGLLVHKSTHHFDLVNFWLNANPKRVFAFGERNFYGKENAEKRGITKFYDRCHGNVTPEEDPFAIDLESNETLKGLYLDAEKDSGYIRDRSVFADDISIEDTMGVIVQYDSKAILTYSLNSYMPWEGYNVSINGSKGRIEYNVIEKSYINAGGEKSDEGATLKKQIIVHPMFGKPYEVHFVEGKGGHGGGDNVMLDFIFGEPKEDSFNRSANQIDGAKSVLTGVAANKAIASGEVVEIDSLVKF